In Acidobacteriota bacterium, one genomic interval encodes:
- a CDS encoding adenylyltransferase/cytidyltransferase family protein — protein MGVVVALEDLPRIVARAREDGRRVALANGCFDLLHVGHVRYVQGAAREADRLVVAINDDESVRRLKGEGRPILGARERAELVAGLRGVDYVVIFSGPTVDPVIDLIHPDVHCKGTDYTPDTVPERERVRAYGGRIAIVGDPKDHSTRELVAKIRRVPPQGSGHAAASGRREDKE, from the coding sequence ATGGGTGTTGTCGTCGCGCTCGAGGATCTGCCGCGAATCGTCGCGCGCGCGCGCGAGGACGGGCGCAGGGTTGCGCTCGCCAACGGCTGCTTCGACCTCCTCCACGTCGGCCACGTGCGGTACGTGCAGGGGGCGGCGCGCGAGGCCGACCGGCTCGTGGTGGCGATTAATGACGACGAGTCGGTGCGGCGGTTGAAGGGGGAGGGGCGGCCGATTCTCGGGGCACGCGAGCGCGCGGAGCTGGTGGCAGGACTGCGCGGCGTGGACTACGTCGTGATCTTCAGCGGCCCGACCGTGGATCCCGTGATCGATCTGATCCATCCGGATGTCCATTGCAAGGGGACCGACTACACCCCCGACACCGTGCCGGAGCGCGAGCGGGTGCGCGCCTACGGCGGCCGCATCGCGATTGTCGGCGACCCGAAGGATCACTCGACGCGCGAGCTGGTCGCGAAGATCCGCCGTGTTCCGCCGCAGGGTAGCGGCCACGCCGCCGCGAGCGGCCGGCGCGAAGACAAAGAATGA